In Polyangiaceae bacterium, a genomic segment contains:
- the xseA gene encoding exodeoxyribonuclease VII large subunit, with product MNDEQEAIIAVSELARRMKHALSRSVGRVWIEGEIAHLKRSQNGHVYFSLKDVAEGAVVESVMYRMNASRAWRYLQDGARVQVQGKPDLWIPRGRLQFVVDRLRPAGRGSQLEALERLKLKLAAEGLFADERKRPLPSSPRVVGVITSEQGAAIHDIITVAFRRGGAHIVLAPAQVQGEQAVRSLLYAIDLVERHPQLDVLIIGRGGGSGEDLMAFNDERLVRRLAKVRVPIVSAVGHEVDLSLTDLVADIRAATPSQAAELVVADRATQKRELRDAQRHLLQAVRHRLKDDQHVLSRLERRLGDPLRLIGEHAQEVDDLSERLEAHVAQRLKRQRTTFVGLERRLLLRDPKAVLARTRLKLAPLEAQLQSSMLARLQRERQKHADLKRTLIDRTQGKLEERRDELSLYATQLDGLSPLRILGRGYAIAAKAGRIIKRADELSRGDEIEVRLGVGSVRSTVSEIKREESDA from the coding sequence GTGAACGACGAGCAGGAAGCGATCATTGCGGTCTCCGAGCTAGCTCGTCGCATGAAACATGCACTCAGCCGCAGCGTTGGCCGGGTCTGGATCGAAGGCGAGATCGCTCACCTCAAGCGCTCGCAAAACGGCCACGTCTACTTCTCGCTGAAGGACGTCGCGGAGGGCGCGGTGGTCGAGAGCGTCATGTATCGCATGAACGCGAGCCGGGCCTGGCGCTACCTGCAGGACGGCGCGCGCGTCCAGGTACAAGGCAAGCCGGATCTGTGGATCCCTCGCGGGCGACTCCAGTTCGTCGTCGATCGCCTGCGCCCCGCGGGCCGCGGTTCCCAGCTCGAGGCCCTGGAACGCTTGAAGCTCAAGCTTGCCGCAGAGGGACTCTTCGCGGACGAGCGCAAACGCCCGCTGCCAAGCTCACCGCGCGTCGTCGGGGTGATCACCAGCGAACAGGGCGCGGCGATCCACGACATCATCACCGTGGCTTTCCGTCGAGGCGGCGCACACATCGTGCTCGCTCCAGCCCAGGTGCAAGGCGAGCAAGCCGTGAGAAGCCTGCTCTACGCCATCGACCTGGTGGAGCGGCACCCGCAACTCGACGTGCTGATCATCGGACGCGGGGGCGGCTCCGGAGAAGATCTGATGGCCTTCAACGACGAGCGCTTGGTGCGTCGCTTGGCGAAGGTTCGAGTGCCGATCGTGAGCGCGGTGGGCCACGAAGTGGACCTCAGCCTCACTGACCTCGTCGCAGATATCCGCGCGGCAACGCCGTCCCAGGCCGCCGAGCTAGTGGTCGCAGACCGAGCCACGCAGAAGCGCGAACTACGAGACGCACAGCGTCACCTGCTCCAGGCCGTGCGACATCGCCTCAAAGACGACCAGCACGTGCTTTCGCGCCTCGAACGACGACTGGGAGATCCGCTGCGCCTAATTGGTGAACACGCGCAGGAGGTAGACGACCTGAGCGAGCGGCTAGAAGCGCATGTTGCCCAGCGACTGAAGCGTCAGCGCACCACCTTCGTCGGGCTAGAGCGGCGCTTGCTCTTGCGTGATCCGAAGGCCGTGTTGGCGCGCACCCGGCTCAAGCTCGCTCCTTTGGAGGCCCAGCTGCAGAGCAGCATGCTCGCGCGACTGCAGCGAGAACGTCAGAAGCACGCGGACCTCAAGCGCACGCTGATCGATCGCACTCAGGGCAAACTCGAGGAGCGCCGAGACGAACTGAGCCTGTACGCGACCCAGCTCGACGGGCTCTCTCCCTTGCGCATCCTTGGCCGCGGCTACGCGATCGCCGCCAAAGCGGGTCGCATCATCAAGCGTGCTGACGAGCTCTCTCGAGGTGACGAGATCGAGGTTCGTCTTGGGGTTGGTTCCGTGCGGAGCACGGTGAGCGAGATCAAGCGCGAGGAGTCCGACGCGTGA
- a CDS encoding CoA transferase, which produces MAALDGIRVLDLTRLLPGPLATVVLADLGATVDKVEDAAAGDYTRVTPPMQGDTGLMFHTLNRGKRGMVLDLKKPEGVAALKRMVMNYDVVFEQFRPGVLDRLGVGHSVLRELNPKLIVCALTGYGQTGPLAQRAGHDLNYMARAGLLGAMGPRDQAPATPSFQLADVSGGMWCVIAILAALRERELTGEGKLIDIGMIESVVPFALPVMAKLMGGESVERGNEMLTGGLAIYRTYQTKDGGSVAFGALEPKFFQAFFNAVEMPVDASYVVPGAHQVELQAKLAALFASRTRDEWLALNDKHDVCLEPVLRPDELFDDAHLKARKVFLDVETADGVVKQVRTPVTPLDLEPRPAPKQGEHTDQILSDAGFGADEIAALRAQRAVR; this is translated from the coding sequence ATGGCAGCGCTCGACGGCATCCGCGTTCTCGATCTGACTCGTCTCCTCCCCGGGCCACTTGCCACTGTGGTGTTGGCGGACTTGGGCGCCACCGTAGATAAGGTCGAAGACGCCGCTGCTGGTGACTACACCCGCGTCACGCCACCCATGCAGGGTGACACCGGGTTGATGTTCCACACGTTGAACCGCGGCAAGCGCGGCATGGTGCTCGACCTCAAGAAGCCTGAGGGCGTTGCCGCGCTGAAACGCATGGTGATGAACTACGACGTCGTCTTCGAGCAGTTTCGTCCTGGGGTGCTCGATCGACTCGGGGTTGGACACAGCGTGCTGCGCGAGCTGAACCCGAAGCTCATCGTGTGTGCCTTGACCGGCTATGGCCAGACGGGGCCCCTCGCTCAGCGTGCTGGCCACGACTTGAACTACATGGCGCGTGCGGGCCTGTTGGGTGCGATGGGCCCGCGGGATCAGGCACCTGCAACGCCTTCCTTCCAGCTGGCGGATGTGAGTGGCGGAATGTGGTGCGTGATCGCCATCCTGGCTGCTTTGCGCGAGCGCGAGCTGACCGGGGAGGGGAAGCTCATCGACATTGGGATGATCGAAAGCGTGGTCCCCTTCGCGCTCCCGGTCATGGCCAAGCTCATGGGGGGAGAGAGCGTCGAGCGAGGCAACGAGATGCTCACTGGTGGACTCGCGATCTATCGCACCTATCAGACCAAGGACGGCGGGTCGGTGGCGTTCGGAGCACTGGAGCCGAAGTTCTTCCAGGCGTTCTTCAACGCTGTGGAGATGCCGGTGGATGCGAGCTACGTCGTACCAGGGGCGCACCAGGTAGAGTTACAAGCAAAGCTCGCGGCGTTGTTTGCCTCCCGCACGCGGGACGAGTGGCTAGCGCTGAACGACAAGCACGACGTGTGCCTCGAGCCCGTGCTGCGTCCAGACGAGCTGTTTGACGACGCTCACTTGAAAGCACGCAAGGTGTTCCTCGACGTCGAGACCGCCGACGGTGTGGTCAAGCAGGTGCGCACTCCGGTGACGCCCCTCGACCTGGAGCCGCGCCCGGCACCGAAGCAAGGCGAGCACACCGACCAGATCCTCAGCGACGCAGGCTTTGGCGCTGACGAGATCGCCGCGCTGCGAGCCCAGCGCGCCGTTCGTTGA
- a CDS encoding shikimate dehydrogenase, with protein sequence MSRFALLGHPLGHSLSPVIHQAAYDALGLEHSYELLDCPDASHVSDAVARLRQGEFAGFNVTVPHKQVALALADKLDPLARQAGAANVLALKGSDLQAFNTDILALLSELGDVPRSAAVILGNGGAALGAATALRELGFEHVYVTARSHVGDRDTWPSAQTFKLLDVELLHWGAEAWEEIAVELSLVLQATSAGMRGASPGEGVASVVPWQELPTSAVAYDVVYNPEETPFLSAAREHGLEARGGLGMLVGQAAAALELWLDVDAPRAAMHEAAQRALGSLEAQGQQAAQDQQAAQRQHAAGHRGEDGG encoded by the coding sequence GTGAGCCGCTTCGCACTGCTCGGGCATCCGCTCGGTCACTCGCTGTCGCCAGTGATCCACCAAGCTGCGTATGACGCGCTCGGTCTGGAGCACAGCTATGAGCTGCTCGACTGCCCCGACGCGTCTCATGTGAGCGACGCAGTGGCGCGCTTGCGGCAGGGCGAATTTGCGGGCTTCAACGTCACCGTGCCACACAAGCAAGTCGCCTTGGCCCTAGCAGACAAGCTGGACCCTCTGGCGCGGCAGGCCGGCGCCGCCAACGTGCTTGCGCTGAAAGGTTCTGACCTCCAGGCGTTCAACACGGACATTCTCGCCTTGCTCTCGGAGCTTGGCGATGTGCCTCGAAGCGCAGCCGTGATCCTTGGCAACGGTGGCGCAGCGCTAGGCGCTGCGACGGCGCTCCGCGAGCTCGGTTTCGAACACGTGTACGTCACCGCGCGGAGTCACGTTGGCGATCGAGACACATGGCCCAGCGCACAGACTTTCAAGCTGCTGGACGTTGAGCTCCTCCACTGGGGCGCTGAGGCTTGGGAGGAGATCGCTGTCGAACTGAGTTTGGTGCTGCAGGCCACCAGCGCAGGCATGCGTGGCGCGAGCCCTGGCGAAGGCGTAGCAAGCGTGGTCCCCTGGCAGGAGCTCCCGACGAGCGCCGTTGCGTACGACGTGGTGTATAACCCCGAGGAAACACCTTTTCTGTCGGCCGCGCGGGAACATGGCCTAGAGGCGCGAGGCGGCCTAGGCATGCTGGTGGGGCAAGCCGCGGCGGCGCTCGAGCTTTGGCTCGATGTCGACGCACCGCGGGCCGCGATGCACGAAGCCGCGCAGCGCGCACTGGGTTCTCTGGAAGCCCAGGGTCAGCAAGCAGCCCAGGATCAGCAAGCAGCCCAGCGTCAGCACGCAGCGGGTCACCGAGGAGAAGACGGTGGCTAA
- a CDS encoding glycogen debranching enzyme family protein, protein MAKKKRELQPPEGSPWPYVEVQGDLGRAEMEWLHTNGAGAYSMSTVALSHTRRYHGLLVAALAPPLARHVILSHAETEVEIGQRSHRLAAHRFPGVAPMPGYRQLTEFAQTPIPHWRYKLGKATFDRRLALVRGKNALVLSFSLSGVRSATLKVRPLLSLRPMHELTHEHGGMLQTVALRPRQVQIQPRLDLPQIHFEHHGLFVGSPDWWRRFEYSSDDQGEATEDLWTPGVFEMQIEDGQTLYLTVSVGEPLEGDPAEFMRETEEYLLAQDPGEERPDAVRKLFLAADQFCAENCQRPAVISGYPWFGVWTRDTCIALPGLYLTRGKVDEAKAVLRTLLGSQQSGLLPRRLAEQPSTVQMPSLRPIPAGFGRSEFSSVDSTLWLFEAARALLAWTGSDDPFVKDELYPSLAAAFDAVCEGRAALGVELTEDALLKSMAPKSTSDDPSPAHSEWGKRKSLPIELQALWTRGARVLAGLAADYGDRALEQRALEMRARATQSFKARFWCEHQRYPYDSLSLDASQPGDDRIRAHALLALAVDPDLFDTWQANSIVERVTAELLTPRGIRSLSPSAVDYLGQFDGSFEEREAAYHRGATLTYLLGFYARAVLRLRPDDFEVQSELQRIVEQALDEPLVLGQISQLANGDPPHRATGAPAQAASVASLLWILCAELEL, encoded by the coding sequence GTGGCTAAGAAGAAGCGCGAGCTGCAGCCACCCGAGGGCTCACCGTGGCCATACGTCGAGGTCCAAGGCGACCTCGGCCGCGCGGAAATGGAGTGGTTACACACCAACGGCGCCGGCGCCTACTCGATGAGCACCGTCGCCCTGAGCCACACGCGGCGCTACCATGGTCTGCTAGTCGCTGCGCTAGCGCCGCCCCTGGCGCGCCACGTCATCCTTAGCCACGCGGAAACAGAGGTAGAGATTGGGCAGCGCTCCCATCGCCTTGCCGCGCATCGCTTCCCCGGCGTTGCGCCGATGCCCGGCTACCGCCAGCTGACGGAGTTCGCCCAGACGCCCATCCCGCACTGGCGCTACAAGTTGGGCAAGGCGACCTTCGATCGCCGGCTAGCGCTGGTGCGAGGCAAGAATGCGCTGGTGCTCTCCTTCAGTTTGTCGGGGGTGAGGAGCGCCACCTTGAAGGTGCGACCACTGTTGTCGCTTCGTCCCATGCACGAGCTGACGCACGAGCACGGCGGAATGCTGCAAACGGTCGCGCTCCGCCCCCGCCAGGTGCAAATCCAACCCCGCCTGGATCTCCCGCAGATCCATTTCGAACACCACGGGCTCTTCGTTGGTAGCCCGGATTGGTGGCGCCGCTTCGAGTACTCGAGCGACGATCAAGGAGAGGCCACCGAAGACCTGTGGACGCCCGGGGTCTTCGAAATGCAGATCGAGGACGGACAGACGCTCTACCTCACGGTGTCTGTAGGCGAACCGCTCGAGGGAGACCCCGCGGAGTTCATGCGGGAGACGGAGGAGTACTTGCTCGCGCAGGACCCCGGCGAGGAACGGCCTGACGCCGTACGCAAGCTCTTCCTGGCCGCAGATCAATTCTGCGCGGAAAATTGCCAGCGCCCGGCGGTGATCAGCGGCTACCCATGGTTCGGTGTCTGGACGCGGGACACTTGCATCGCCTTGCCCGGGCTGTACCTCACCCGGGGCAAGGTGGATGAAGCCAAAGCGGTGCTCAGAACTCTGCTAGGGAGCCAGCAGTCGGGCCTGTTGCCGCGTCGCCTGGCGGAGCAGCCGAGCACTGTGCAGATGCCATCCCTGCGTCCCATTCCGGCGGGCTTCGGGCGCAGCGAGTTTTCTTCTGTCGACTCCACGCTGTGGTTGTTCGAGGCGGCGCGGGCTTTGCTGGCTTGGACTGGCTCTGACGACCCGTTCGTGAAGGACGAGCTGTATCCGTCGCTCGCGGCGGCGTTCGACGCGGTGTGCGAAGGCCGTGCCGCCCTGGGTGTGGAGCTGACCGAGGACGCGCTACTCAAGAGCATGGCGCCCAAGAGCACTTCCGACGATCCAAGTCCGGCGCATAGCGAGTGGGGCAAGCGCAAGAGCCTGCCGATTGAACTCCAGGCATTGTGGACGCGCGGAGCTCGCGTACTCGCAGGCCTAGCGGCAGACTACGGCGATCGGGCACTGGAACAACGCGCCCTCGAGATGCGTGCACGTGCCACGCAGAGCTTCAAGGCGCGCTTCTGGTGCGAGCACCAGCGCTACCCCTACGACTCGCTGTCCCTCGACGCGAGTCAACCGGGGGATGATCGGATTCGTGCCCACGCGCTCTTGGCCCTGGCCGTCGATCCCGATCTATTCGACACCTGGCAAGCCAACTCCATCGTGGAGCGCGTGACCGCTGAACTCCTGACACCGCGCGGAATCCGTAGCCTCTCGCCAAGCGCAGTGGACTACCTGGGGCAGTTCGACGGCAGCTTCGAAGAGCGCGAAGCCGCCTACCATCGCGGTGCAACCCTGACGTACCTGCTCGGCTTCTACGCGCGGGCTGTACTGCGCCTGCGACCGGATGATTTCGAGGTCCAGAGCGAGCTCCAGCGCATCGTCGAGCAGGCGCTCGACGAGCCGCTCGTGCTCGGGCAGATTTCCCAGCTGGCAAATGGCGACCCGCCTCACCGCGCTACCGGTGCTCCCGCTCAAGCGGCGAGCGTTGCGAGCCTGCTTTGGATCCTGTGCGCGGAGCTCGAGCTATGA
- a CDS encoding DUF3293 domain-containing protein: MDQNLLRSYFATVYELPTEAGLLRSSMDGEIVQDVGSLPELLQQQFAVLTAYNPRSMLLPRRVNEGRHQVMRDLLILGCYRVEHCVGYDEEPEGVWREPAWLVHGIDRDEAIYFGRTFRQNTIIYCRESRPELIVTDPTCDTVGRAYMGNWRVRS; encoded by the coding sequence GTGGACCAAAACCTCCTTCGTTCCTACTTCGCAACCGTCTATGAGCTGCCCACCGAAGCTGGGCTGTTGCGGTCGTCGATGGACGGCGAAATCGTCCAGGACGTCGGTAGCCTCCCTGAGCTCTTGCAGCAGCAGTTCGCGGTACTGACCGCCTACAACCCGCGCTCCATGCTGCTCCCGCGGCGAGTCAACGAGGGGCGGCACCAGGTGATGCGCGATCTACTGATCCTCGGTTGCTATCGCGTCGAGCACTGCGTCGGCTACGACGAGGAGCCAGAAGGCGTGTGGCGCGAACCCGCCTGGTTGGTGCACGGCATCGATCGCGACGAGGCCATCTACTTTGGGCGAACGTTCCGCCAAAACACCATCATCTACTGCCGGGAGAGCCGTCCCGAGCTGATCGTGACCGACCCTACGTGCGATACCGTGGGGCGCGCGTACATGGGCAACTGGCGCGTTCGCAGCTAG
- a CDS encoding response regulator transcription factor, producing MGLSMNLEAEGYSVAVAEDGEQGLKLAREFKPDLLVLDVMLPRLNGFEVLRTLRGEGVAVPIIMLSARGAEMDKVMGLELGAEDYITKPFSLAELLARVKAVLRRDAIARSRARPVIRTASFEIDEDTREVRREGEAVGLTATEFDVLMTLASARGRVLSREQILEAVWGPGHHGTLRTIDNFLLQLRNKLEPDPSRPRHLVTVRGVGYRFVAD from the coding sequence ATGGGCCTCTCCATGAACCTAGAGGCCGAGGGCTACTCCGTCGCCGTTGCCGAAGACGGTGAGCAAGGCCTGAAGCTCGCTCGAGAGTTCAAGCCAGACCTGTTGGTGCTCGACGTGATGCTACCTCGCCTGAACGGCTTCGAAGTACTGCGTACGTTGCGTGGCGAGGGCGTCGCCGTACCCATCATCATGTTGTCGGCGCGCGGCGCAGAGATGGACAAGGTGATGGGCCTCGAGCTGGGCGCCGAGGACTACATCACGAAGCCTTTCAGCCTGGCGGAGTTGCTCGCGCGGGTGAAGGCCGTGCTGCGACGGGACGCCATCGCGCGCTCACGCGCTCGCCCAGTGATCCGCACAGCGAGCTTCGAGATCGACGAAGACACGCGCGAGGTGCGTCGCGAGGGTGAGGCCGTTGGGCTCACGGCGACGGAGTTCGACGTGTTGATGACCCTCGCCAGCGCGCGGGGGCGCGTTCTCAGCCGAGAGCAGATCCTGGAGGCGGTTTGGGGCCCGGGACACCATGGCACGCTGCGAACCATCGATAACTTTCTGCTTCAGCTCAGGAATAAACTCGAGCCGGACCCCTCGCGGCCCAGACACCTGGTCACGGTCCGCGGAGTCGGCTATCGCTTCGTGGCCGACTGA
- the hflK gene encoding FtsH protease activity modulator HflK, with translation MRSQFEDNGMGPDVGDVIARVSEIFRKNLRRIGPLIVIIIVVAVAMTGFYSVGPGEVGVVRTFGKADPNQKGPGLHFRFPLVQQVDIVNTEKVRHIQVGYRDKEIHKEEAQMLTGDENIVDAQLLIQYRVVNPNDYLFRLKDPEETLHVTTEVALRSVVGTMTIDDVITEGRSKLQDDTRALLQRLMNEYKSGLEITDVKLQDASAPNEVKDAFNEVVRAREKKEQLINEANGYNEDQLPKARGKQREIERSAEAYKEERIVRARGDVAKFVAIYDEYKTSRDVTRERLYLEAMERILTGVDRKILIDEDVSRGTLPVLPLGAGALEGGAKQ, from the coding sequence ATGCGAAGTCAGTTCGAAGACAATGGCATGGGACCCGACGTAGGGGACGTGATCGCTCGGGTGAGTGAGATCTTCCGAAAGAACCTGCGGCGCATCGGGCCCCTGATCGTAATCATCATCGTCGTTGCAGTTGCCATGACCGGCTTCTACAGCGTCGGTCCTGGAGAAGTCGGCGTGGTCCGCACCTTTGGCAAGGCGGATCCCAACCAGAAAGGACCCGGATTGCACTTCCGGTTCCCACTGGTGCAGCAAGTCGACATCGTGAACACGGAGAAGGTACGCCACATCCAAGTCGGTTACCGCGACAAGGAGATCCACAAGGAAGAAGCACAGATGCTCACCGGCGATGAGAACATCGTCGACGCTCAGCTGTTGATTCAATACCGTGTGGTAAATCCCAACGACTACTTGTTCCGACTCAAGGATCCGGAAGAGACGCTCCACGTCACGACCGAGGTCGCGTTACGCAGCGTCGTCGGCACGATGACCATCGACGACGTGATCACCGAGGGGCGCTCCAAGCTCCAAGACGACACCCGCGCGCTGCTGCAGCGGCTGATGAACGAGTACAAGAGCGGCCTCGAGATCACCGACGTGAAGCTCCAGGACGCCTCGGCGCCGAACGAAGTGAAGGACGCGTTCAACGAGGTCGTGCGCGCGCGCGAAAAGAAGGAGCAGCTGATCAACGAGGCCAACGGCTACAACGAGGATCAGCTCCCCAAGGCGCGCGGCAAGCAACGAGAGATCGAGCGTTCAGCGGAGGCCTACAAAGAGGAACGCATCGTGCGCGCGCGAGGCGACGTCGCGAAGTTCGTGGCGATCTACGACGAGTACAAGACCTCCCGCGACGTGACGCGTGAGCGCCTCTACCTGGAGGCCATGGAGCGCATTTTGACCGGAGTCGATCGCAAGATCTTGATTGATGAGGACGTGAGCCGCGGCACGCTGCCGGTGCTGCCACTCGGCGCTGGTGCGCTGGAAGGAGGAGCCAAGCAATGA
- a CDS encoding two-component sensor histidine kinase, translating into MSRVSTRDLTAFGYRRIIILLVALVVVPTVLLLAVGVVLLILGELSDIVMGILVLALSGAATTGVILVWVFVRREANLSQLQSDFVSKVSHELRTPLTSIRLFTETLELRRGDTATEDRCIAGLARESHRLQELIDRLLDWGRMESGRRVYVIEPTDVTRVVDGAVTAAQSLELGPGGNLELEVEENLPRIDADAGALTDALLNLLTNARKYGGSPPRIKVKAWRESNKVKISVSDNGAGIALTEHKRIFQKFYRVDDRLAREREGSGLGLAIVKHVLEAHRGKVELESSPGKGSTFTFVLPIFQPIKSSRNSGGPPGPTPGPASLSDSPSPDSE; encoded by the coding sequence ATGTCCCGAGTGTCCACTCGGGACCTGACCGCCTTCGGCTATCGGCGCATCATCATCCTGCTGGTCGCGCTGGTCGTCGTGCCCACGGTGCTGCTGCTCGCCGTAGGCGTGGTCTTGCTCATCCTGGGCGAGCTCTCAGACATCGTGATGGGGATCTTGGTGCTGGCGCTGAGCGGCGCTGCCACCACCGGAGTGATCTTGGTCTGGGTCTTCGTGCGTCGAGAGGCGAACCTGTCCCAGCTACAAAGCGACTTCGTGTCGAAGGTCAGCCACGAACTCCGGACACCGCTGACATCGATTCGGCTCTTCACGGAGACCCTTGAGCTTCGCCGCGGGGATACGGCGACAGAGGACCGCTGCATCGCGGGCCTGGCGCGGGAGAGCCACCGGCTACAAGAATTGATCGATCGCCTACTCGACTGGGGCCGCATGGAGAGCGGTCGGCGAGTTTATGTCATCGAACCGACGGACGTTACCCGCGTCGTCGACGGGGCCGTCACCGCCGCCCAGTCCTTGGAGCTTGGCCCGGGAGGGAACCTGGAGCTCGAGGTCGAAGAGAACCTGCCACGGATTGACGCGGACGCCGGAGCCCTAACCGATGCCCTGCTCAACTTGCTCACCAACGCGCGCAAGTACGGCGGAAGTCCCCCACGCATCAAAGTGAAAGCGTGGCGTGAGAGCAACAAGGTCAAGATCAGTGTGAGTGACAACGGCGCGGGCATCGCGCTCACGGAGCACAAACGCATCTTTCAGAAGTTCTACCGCGTCGACGATCGCTTGGCCCGAGAGCGCGAAGGCTCGGGCCTTGGACTCGCCATCGTGAAGCACGTGCTCGAGGCCCATCGCGGCAAGGTCGAGCTCGAGAGCAGCCCCGGCAAAGGCAGCACCTTCACCTTCGTGCTACCGATCTTCCAGCCCATCAAATCCTCACGGAATTCTGGTGGCCCCCCGGGGCCGACACCTGGCCCAGCCTCACTCTCCGATTCCCCCTCCCCCGACTCCGAGTAA
- the accC gene encoding acetyl-CoA carboxylase biotin carboxylase subunit → MLKKVLIANRGEIAVRVARTLREMGIRSVAVYSDADRESLHVRVCDEAYHIGPAAAAESYLRADKILDVAKRAGCDGVHPGYGFLSENAEFAEACEASGVTFIGPPPGAMRDMGLKTAARDKMSAAGVPIVPGGNADTVEEGLATAERIGYPVMLKATAGGGGKGMRLVHKPEELGPALERARSEAKKAFGDETVYIEKAIIQPRHVEIQVLGDKHGNMVHLFERDCSVQRRHQKVVEEAPCPAIDEEIVHKMGEVAVKGAKAVGYFSAGTFEFLLGQDKSFYFLEMNTRLQVEHPVTELITGVDLVREMVRVAAGLPLEFEQKDLERRGAAIECRIYAEDPATGFLPSPGKITRLLTPSGPGVRDDSGAYEGCTISANYDPLISKLSVWAPTRAQAVERMRRAIGEYLVSGIRTNLPFHERLFEHPEFVAGHYDTGFIDRFRDVLLGGTTLNAEERAALARAIAVAAYERTNGSAGVTQNGSGMSPWVAAHRADLR, encoded by the coding sequence ATGCTCAAGAAGGTCCTGATCGCAAACCGGGGGGAAATCGCAGTTCGAGTCGCACGCACGTTGCGCGAGATGGGGATTCGCTCGGTCGCCGTGTACAGCGACGCCGACCGCGAGAGCCTCCACGTACGCGTCTGCGACGAGGCCTATCACATCGGCCCCGCAGCTGCGGCGGAGAGTTATCTCCGCGCGGATAAGATCTTGGACGTCGCCAAGCGAGCTGGCTGCGACGGCGTGCATCCAGGCTACGGCTTCTTGAGTGAGAACGCGGAGTTCGCCGAGGCGTGCGAAGCGTCTGGGGTGACCTTCATCGGTCCGCCCCCGGGCGCGATGCGAGACATGGGTCTGAAGACCGCCGCGCGCGACAAGATGTCTGCTGCCGGAGTACCCATTGTTCCTGGCGGAAATGCAGACACGGTCGAAGAGGGCTTGGCTACGGCGGAGCGTATCGGGTACCCAGTGATGCTCAAGGCGACTGCCGGTGGCGGCGGTAAGGGCATGCGCCTCGTGCACAAGCCCGAGGAGCTAGGCCCGGCTCTCGAGCGCGCTCGGAGTGAGGCCAAGAAGGCCTTCGGTGATGAGACCGTCTACATCGAGAAGGCGATCATTCAGCCGCGCCATGTGGAGATCCAGGTGCTTGGAGACAAGCACGGCAACATGGTGCATCTCTTCGAGCGCGATTGTTCCGTGCAGCGTCGTCACCAAAAGGTGGTGGAAGAAGCGCCTTGCCCCGCCATCGACGAAGAGATCGTCCACAAGATGGGCGAGGTGGCGGTCAAGGGTGCAAAGGCGGTCGGATACTTTTCCGCAGGGACATTCGAATTCCTGTTGGGACAAGACAAGAGCTTCTACTTCTTGGAGATGAACACCCGCTTGCAGGTGGAGCATCCCGTGACCGAGCTGATCACTGGCGTCGACCTGGTGCGGGAGATGGTGCGTGTCGCTGCTGGACTGCCTCTGGAGTTCGAGCAGAAGGACCTCGAGCGTCGCGGCGCCGCCATCGAGTGCCGCATCTACGCGGAGGACCCCGCGACGGGCTTCCTGCCGTCCCCGGGAAAGATCACTCGCCTCCTCACCCCCTCTGGTCCTGGAGTGCGCGATGACTCCGGCGCCTACGAAGGCTGCACCATCAGCGCCAACTACGACCCGCTGATCTCGAAGCTGAGTGTTTGGGCTCCAACGCGCGCTCAGGCCGTAGAGCGCATGCGCCGTGCCATCGGCGAGTACTTGGTGAGCGGTATTCGTACCAACCTTCCGTTCCATGAGCGCCTGTTCGAGCACCCGGAGTTCGTCGCGGGGCACTACGACACCGGATTCATCGATCGCTTCCGCGACGTGCTGCTGGGTGGCACGACGTTGAACGCTGAGGAGCGCGCTGCGCTTGCGCGGGCCATTGCCGTTGCGGCGTACGAGCGCACCAACGGATCGGCCGGGGTCACGCAGAATGGATCCGGCATGAGTCCATGGGTCGCCGCGCATCGCGCCGACCTTCGCTAG